The Drosophila sechellia strain sech25 chromosome 2L, ASM438219v1, whole genome shotgun sequence region AAACACCATTGGAACTGTTCAAGCTTAAAATTCTAACATTTAATAatcttgtttattattattatttttgtttggaaTTATGGCGTTTTACTTGCATTACCCTATCTTTTTATAGCATATCGACTTTTAAGACAAGCTTTTGTTCATTGACATTGTTTCTCTTTGctttgttattaatttatttaggtAAATGTGTATGAATATATTCTGAAACGATTAGGTTGGCGGTATATATACTTAATTACTAGTTTGTCATCCCAACTCCAGATCAGAGCAACATTGTGCGTGTGCCGCTGCGTGGGGATAAGCTGGTCATCCAGGAAAAGTTCCTGCTGTTTCGCGTGCTGCAGAAGGTCTTCCTGCCCAAGGGCTATCCGGATAGTGTGAGTGAGGACTATGCGGCATACCAGATCTGGGACACGGCTCAGGCATTCTGTAGCACCATCTGCGGCACCCTGTGCACACACGCCATCTTGAAGGGCATCGGCGTTGGCAGCGAGAACATCAATGCCTTTTCCGCAACAGCAACTTGGATCTTGAAGGAGGGCAGTGGTCACGTGGGTCGCATAGTGTTCGCATGGTGGCAGGGCTCCCAGTTGGATGTGGACTCAAAGAAATGGCGCCTGCGTGCGGATTTTCTGAACGATCTGGCCATGGGCATCGAGATCTACGTGCTTCCCAAGTATCCGCATTTAAGCACCCAAATCCTGTGCTGCTCGACCCTGCTGAAGGCGATTGTGGGCGTTGCCGGAGGTGCCACTAGATCGGCATTGACCCAGCATCATGCCTTGAGGGGCAACCTGGCGGATGTGGCATCCAAGGACAGTTCGCAGGAGACGTGCGTGAATCTGGTGGCCTCCTTTGTGGGCCTGTATCTCCTCTCCCTGATCAAGAGTCAGGCGGTCCTGTACACCATATTCTACGTGGTGGTCAGCCTGCATCTGTATGCCAATCTGAAAGCGGTACGGGCGGTATGCTT contains the following coding sequences:
- the LOC6614577 gene encoding RUS1 family protein C16orf58 homolog, which produces MKIHFREQYGRKGEEILYVTPADQSNIVRVPLRGDKLVIQEKFLLFRVLQKVFLPKGYPDSVSEDYAAYQIWDTAQAFCSTICGTLCTHAILKGIGVGSENINAFSATATWILKEGSGHVGRIVFAWWQGSQLDVDSKKWRLRADFLNDLAMGIEIYVLPKYPHLSTQILCCSTLLKAIVGVAGGATRSALTQHHALRGNLADVASKDSSQETCVNLVASFVGLYLLSLIKSQAVLYTIFYVVVSLHLYANLKAVRAVCLRSFNESRYLIALEEFFRSSRMLSPQQVNAMERVTVGQTVSVSLNIKLGLSVKNLIDEYKSSSVIENIVSSFDPHEHFIIAQTKKCLGVYLHFETRPQDVLKAYFFAVSYLQDRNQIKEKYWDIQTKWQEFLALAQQEGWLIHQHLLLVDEYRLDWKV